From a region of the Zingiber officinale cultivar Zhangliang chromosome 4B, Zo_v1.1, whole genome shotgun sequence genome:
- the LOC121977745 gene encoding metal transporter Nramp6-like — translation MTHIDPPFVSDGSTAEEEVESLLPRRSAAVDPEDDETSERAYEYDEKVVVVGVSDVGGAAFDGPPPPFSWRKLWLFTGPGFLMSIAFLDPGNLEGDLQAGAVAGFSLLWLLLSATAMGLMIQMLSARLGVATGRHLAELCREEYPKWAMLALWLMAEVALIGADIQEVIGSAIAIKILSGGVFPLWTGVIVTAFDCFIFLFLENYGVRKLEAFFAFLIATMAISFTWMFGEAKPSGKELLIGLLVPKLSSKTINQAVGIVGCVIMPHNVFLHSALVQSRAIDPNKKSHVQEALRYYTLESTAALIISFLINLFVTTVFAKGFYGTEEADLIGLENAGNYLQVKYGGGLFPILYIWGIGLLAAGQSSTITGTYAGQFIMGGFLNLRLKKWIRSIITRSFAIIPTIFVALFFDTSDSALDILNQWLNVLQSVQIPFALIPLLTMVSKERIMGAFKIGPIYQALTWVIAALLITINGYLLIDFLSFGIQGMLLGSIICAIIAMYMTFIIYLILHGTQYSSR, via the exons ATGACGCACATCGACCCTCCATTTGTCAGCGACGGATCGACAGCTGAGGAGGAGGTGGAGTCCCTCCTCCCTCGCCGATCCGCCGCCGTCGACCCCGAGGATGACGAGACCTCTGAGCGCGCTTACGAGTACGATGAGAAGGTCGTCGTCGTCGGCGTCTCCGACGTGGGAGGCGCCGCCTTTGATGGACCTCCACCCCCCTTCTCCTGGCGGAAGCTGTGGCTCTTTACTGGCCCGGGGTTCCTGATGAGCATCGCATTCCTGGATCCGGGGAACCTGGAGGGGGACCTCCAAGCCGGGGCGGTAGCCGGATTTTCGCTGCTGTGGCTGCTGCTCTCGGCCACGGCGATGGGGCTCATGATCCAGATGCTCTCGGCGCGGCTAGGCGTTGCCACGGGTCGGCACCTAGCGGAGCTATGCCGCGAGGAGTATCCGAAATGGGCGATGCTGGCGCTGTGGTTGATGGCGGAGGTTGCGCTGATCGGCGCGGATATACAGGAGGTAATTGGGAGTGCCATTGCGATTAAGATCCTAAGCGGTGGGGTTTTTCCACTCTGGACTGGAGTCATCGTCACTGCTTTTGATTG CTTCATCTTTCTATTCCTCGAGAACTATGGTGTTAGGAAGTTGGAAGCATTTTTTGCTTTTCTTATTGCAACAATGGCAATCTCATTTACATGGATGTTTGGTGAGGCCAAGCCTAGTGGAAAGGAGCTTCTGATTG GTCTTCTGGTCCCAAAACTTAGTTCCAAAACAATAAACCAGGCTGTTGGGATTGTTGGATGTGTGATCATGCCACACAATGTATTTTTACATTCTGCTCTTGTACAGTCAAGAGCCATAGACCCTAACAAGAAAAGCCACGTTCAAGAAGCATTAAGATATTACACCTTAGAGTCTACAGCTGCCTTAATTATTTCCTTCCTCATAAATCTATTTGTTACAACAGTTTTCGCAAAGGGATTTTATGGTACAGAGGAAGCTGATCTTATTGGTCTTGAGAATGCTGGCAATTATCTACAAGTGAAGTATGGAGGAGGGCTGTTCCCTATTCTTTACATTTGGGGAATTGGTTTACTAGCAGCTGGGCAAAGTAGCACAATCACTGGGACGTATGCTGGACAGTTTATAATGGGTGGATTTCTGAACCTCCGTCTGAAGAAATGGATCAGATCAATAATCACTAGAAGCTTTGCAATCATCCCAACAATATTTGTTGCTTTGTTCTTTGATACTTCTGATTCTGCACTAGATATTCTGAATCAGTGGCTTAATGTGCTTCAATCAGTTCAAATCCCATTTGCTCTGATTCCACTTCTCACCATGGTGTCAAAAGAACGAATTATGGGAGCTTTCAAGATTGGTCCCATTTATCAG GCATTGACTTGGGTTATTGCAGCGCTTCTTATCACAATCAACGGTTATCTCCTGATCGATTTTTTGTCATTCGGGATACAAGGCATGCTTCTCGGTTCAATCATATGTGCCATCATAGCTATGTATATGACATTCATAATCTACCTCATTTTGCATGGTACACAGTATAGCAGTCGATAA
- the LOC121975585 gene encoding transcription initiation factor TFIID subunit 8-like: MSDGGRESERDHEIRSKKDQPSAGDEFGRAVAKVAVAQICESTGFHGCNLSSVDAFSEVVVRYIYDLGESARFYANLAGRTDCNVSDIIQSLEDLSAPLGFPGASDIHRCFVGSGVTREITQYVNSVDEVPFAKPIPKFPISRLPKSSSSFTHVGLEPAGKHIPDWLPRLPEPHTYVHTPVWNKRASDNKVEKIKQANQRRKTEMSLLGVQQRLASNAAAGFQPINSDDARKDKQVVASTSNPFLAPPLTYTEKEVSEVAIPREMDEGKKLSAVETLPPIAEAVKSDSLDLDSSEKKLLLTSRPTVHFKIGTEKKSIASSLSAMTTRKDTWPFRDEEKDDKKKRAEMILREAMEKPHDLAQL, encoded by the coding sequence ATGAGCGATGGTGGCAGGGAGAGTGAAAGGGATCATGAGATCAGGTCGAAGAAGGATCAGCCATCTGCGGGTGACGAGTTTGGTCGTGCTGTAGCCAAGGTTGCCGTAGCTCAGATTTGTGAGTCGACTGGTTTCCACGGATGCAATCTCTCTTCTGTTGATGCTTTCTCCGAGGTAGTGGTCCGATACATCTATGATTTAGGCGAAAGTGCGAGGTTTTATGCTAATTTAGCTGGGAGGACAGACTGCAATGTGTCCGACATCATCCAGAGCTTAGAGGATTTGAGTGCGCCATTGGGTTTTCCTGGCGCATCCGATATACATCGTTGTTTTGTTGGTTCGGGTGTTACTCGAGAGATTACCCAGTACGTCAACTCAGTTGATGAAGTTCCATTTGCTAAGCCCATTCCCAAATTTCCTATTTCTCGGTTGCCCAAGTCTTCATCGAGCTTCACTCATGTTGGTTTGGAGCCAGCGGGAAAACACATTCCAGATTGGCTTCCGAGGCTTCCAGAGCCTCATACCTATGTTCACACGCCAGTTTGGAACAAAAGGGCCAGTGATAACAAAGTAGAAAAAATCAAACAGGCAAATCAGCGGAGGAAGACCGAGATGTCATTGTTAGGGGTACAGCAACGACTTGCTTCCAATGCTGCAGCTGGGTTTCAACCTATCAACAGCGATGATGCCAGGAAGGATAAACAAGTGGTTGCTAGTACTAGCAACCCTTTTCTAGCCCCACCTTTAACATACACTGAGAAGGAAGTATCTGAAGTTGCTATTCCACGTGAAATGGATGAAGGCAAGAAATTGTCAGCAGTCGAAACTTTGCCTCCAATCGCTGAGGCAGTGAAGTCGGACTCTCTTGACTTGGATTCATCCGAGAAAAAATTACTCCTTACAAGCAGGCCTACTGTGCATTTTAAGATTGGCACTGAAAAGAAGTCTATAGCATCTTCATTATCTGCTATGACTACTAGAAAGGATACATGGCCTTTCAGGGATGAAGAAAAGGATGACAAGAAGAAGAGAGCAGAAATGATACTAAGAGAAGCTATGGAGAAACCACATGATCTTGCTCAGCTTTAA